In the Parus major isolate Abel chromosome 7, Parus_major1.1, whole genome shotgun sequence genome, GCAGGGCAGAAGACAAGGACACTTCTTTCAAAAGGAGATCCTGGAGTCATGCCACGACCATCCCTGACCCTTCCTGCAAGAGGAggtttccctgctctctcctgccctgccttctCAGGGTTTCTCCCCTTCTGCATCAACTCTGCCTGAGCCCATGGATCtgtctttttaaatgcaaaacGAAGAAAAGGTCGGGAGCATGGGGCAGCCCCTCCACGCACCCGCCTGCCCCCGAATGCAGTGAAGCTGGCAGAGCctctcacagccctgccttAGGGAGCCGCTAACTCCTAGCTGCACCCGCCCGCTGCCTCGGCCCGGTCCGACACGGAGCAGCGGCGCTCCGGGCCGGCGGTTTTCCCTGAATCCTCATAAATCAAGCTGTACATAAAGTTGCAAGAGAAACAGCAGCGGAACTGCACCTCCGCGGTCCCGCGTGAAAGGACACCCGGGTGCCCCGCCGGCCGCagcttccagcccagccccgaCGTGCCCGCGGGTCCCTCCGTGGGGCGGCGGAGCCTCAGGCGGGGCCCCCCGGGACAGCCGCGGGCtcggcggcgggggcggccaGCGCCTCCCGCTCCCGCTTCTTCTGCTTCATGCGGCGGTTCTGGAACCAGACCTTCACCTGGGCGTCGCGGAGGCGCAGCGAGCGGGCCACCTCGAGGCGGCGGGCCCGCGACAGGTACCGGCTGAAGTGAaactccttctccagctccgTGAGCTGCCGGGTGCTGAAGCTGGTGCGTGCGGAGCAGGCGGGAGGTTCCCCCCCGCACGGCGCCTCGCCGCCTGCAACGCCGAAAAACACCGCGCTTCAGCGGGGGCAAAGGCAGGGGGAGGAAGCGGGGCGGGGGTCGAGGCGGGAGAAGGGCAGAGGGGAGCCGGGATGGGAGCAGCCCCCGcccgctccccgccgccccACTCACTTCTCCCTGGCGGGCTCCGCTTCGCTCGCATCCACTCGAAGGTGCGGGGCTCTGCCGGGGCAGCCGAGGGAGCCGAGGAGCCGGGCGAgggggcggccccggggcaGGGCGAGAGCTGCCGCAGCCCCCCGCCGCCCGAGCCGAGCCGGGGGCGGTCGGGGTCCTGCGGCGGCGGGCGGCCGCTCCCGGGAAGGATGAACGTAGCGCAGCCCGGCGGTCCGGCTCCCCGGGACGGCCGGCAGCCGAGGCCAAGCGCCGCGGGGGCAGCGGCCGCGTACCCCAGCGCCTGCGGGGGGGACGCGGCGCTGGCCGTGGTGCCCGGCGCCAGGAAGGCGTCGTCCCCTCGACTGGGGTACGGGACCTGCGGGGCCCCGCGGCACAGCCCCGGCGGAAAGGAGAGAGCGAAGTACCCCAGGTCCATGACCCGCGGGGCAACACCGCGCCCCGCCGGGGCAATATGCCCTAATATATGCCCTGGAGCGGGGCGGCACGTCCCGCCCCGCGGCCAATGGGAGCCGGGAGGGGCGAGCCCCCGCCGGGGGTCCCGGGCGCCGCCAGCTCCCCTGTCCGGCGGGCAGAACCTCCGCGCACCCGGATTCCCCCGGCACAGGCCGTTCCCGATGGACTCGACGGAGTCGCCGCACGCTCGGGACGTTTGCCGGGAGTTTGGAAGGTGAGTGGGCGCTTTCCCGCTATCCAGGCTCCCGTCGGGGTGCGGGTCTGCGCTCTCCCTTGCCCTGCAGCCGGCCAGGCTCCTGGAGGCTCCCACGGGCACACCCAGGTCTCCACACACGGAGGCTGGGGCGGGGGGCGGGTTGCTTCTGCACCTCATGGCACTTAATGGTCTCGTTCCATCAGATAAGTGCTCTGTAGGCTCTCAAAAATGAATCCTCTCACCGTCAACAGGCTCACACCGTTAAtggacttttatttttcccttggctATTCGGCATTGTTTACTGAGTGTTTACAGCTGGCAGAGAGCACCAAGCTGCATTCCCTGGCCAAATCGTCCAACTATCTCCTGGTTTTCAATCCCCCAGAATGGCAGGAAGCAATAATGAAGGTGAAAGAGGTGAAATCTGGACTCCCAAAGCGATCATCTTTCCCTAAATGTCTCCAAGTGACACTTGACCATCCAGTCTGAGCCACGCTGATGTTTGATTTGGATAATGATGGGTTTCATCCAATGCCTCAGCAGATAACCACATGTAAATGcagttcagagcagcagaagggtGTGCTGGGCAGAGTACACCCGGGCTTCGGTGACTTGGGACTGGACACACAAGGAACACAAAGATGCTGCTTTGATAGACTTGCAACTTTCTAATTCTTAGTAGGTGGATGTGGAGTCAGCTGGGAAATGCAAGGGTtgtactttattaaaaaatatattttatttctaaataaaagcatgaaatttaTATGCCTTCATCCATCATCCAGTGCCTTCCACTCAACAGCTCAAGGAGCTCTACAAGCTCTTGGCCAAAGTGCCGTTTGCTGTGGTCAGGAAGAAGCCACAAATTTTGCAAGGACCAAGCATGCTGCCAACCTCATGAAGGCAAGCAGAATCCCCAGAGAAGGAAACACTCCACTGGGTCTCCTGTGGATATCAGAGAGCTGGACTGGTGACGGGAAGAGGTTTTCATGGGGAGACATAATCAGACCATTTCATTGACTCGGTATCAAATCTTTCACATGGAGAGTTGTGCTCTACAGCTCAGCTCCACCATTATACCCAGCTGATGAATCTAGAGCAGacctgttttgggtttttttgtcctgcAGGGGCCCTGAGAGGACACATTGCTGGGACAGGCAGTGCAATGCAAGCCTGCAAAGATACAGGAGCGCTTCCCTGCACAGGGACTCTGATCAGTGACATGGCCTCCTAACAACCCCACTTTCTCCCCAGCTAGTGTTGTCCATCTACTATAAAACAACTATTACAGAGCAAAGGCTGGTTGTACAGATTATGTCTTAAGGGTTCTTGAACTTCAAGTCTACAGACACAGGGCTCTGAAATCTCAGAACCCTGAGGCTCAGTGTTCTCCTGGCATAGACTTGTTCACTCTgatgggctgtgctgccttAATACACTAACAATGGAGTATGACctaaatttctattttcaggGGATTCAAGTATAAATTAGAAGaacagtttaaattaaatacgCTTTGTCAGGAAACATACATTTTGAGGAAGGGGTTAAATTCTGGATGATACAAACTTCCTCAGCACTCCCGTGGTAATCAGAGCAGTTTGGAAAATGTtatcttctgaaaaatcagaagcCTGGGAACACCAGGTTTTCTCCTTAGCAGAGAATGGCTGTCCATGCAGGAGAGCATCTGTGCTCTTCAGTCTCCCCTGCTGTAAAAATTCCTGCCTgcagtgaaggaaagaaaattggCTCCAGAGAAGGGCTGCTGCTTTACTTGAGTCTTGTGTTTGCAGAATGCAACTGGTTTAATTACACCTAAGACTGTTTTAAATGCTAGAAAAGCTGTCTATGTTCACACCAGCATATGATCTTTCCATTTACCCAGCTGGATGCTGTTACAAGTTTCCTGTTCATTACCTGTTTGTTTTGGCAGGACTTTTCAAGGGtgacagaagcagaaatcaGTGGCTAAATACAGGCAAAACATCTCTTGTTGATGCTCTGGCTTTTGAGGGGGCACTTTTTCTGCATGCAAAAATTTCAGTGCTCAGACTTAAATAGTTAAGTTCCAAGGATAGAGAATAGAGTGACTGCTGCTGTCTTTTTACAGGGAGTCTAATGGGAAAGATGAAGAACTCCTTGGAAgacaaaagaaggaagaagaaaagtggggggaaaaggaaTGTGAAAAACATGATGGTGTCAGAGACAATTTGAGAATGGCTGTGAGGTTTAGGGATGCCTGTGTGAGTAGCCAAGTGATGGTGAGACaggggaggggctgcagcaaaAACCTCTGTGAGAACAATGAGCAAATGAGTCCTTGTGTCATCATGTTTCTGACAATATGAGGGCCTCTACAAAGCCTGAGAAAACCACTGCAGAACCAAGACATGATGTTGGAAAAAGCCCTGAGTCCCATTGGCTGCAGACACCAGTAACTCACCTTAGGGAGGCTGCTTGAGCAGCGTGTGTGTGGAAGGCAATGGCAGCCTGAGCCACAGACACTGCTTTGAGACTGGGACATGTGGCCAAGAGTCCACCCTTTGTGCTTGTCACAACAACACACAGGAGATCCAACAgatccctccccagcccccaggcCTGGAAGGTGTGCTTCAAGCATTACCTTGTTCTTACCCCTCTGCTGCTACAACACTGCCAGCTGGGCCAGCTGGTTCTCAGTGGTAAATGAGGATGTACATCCATGGTGTGGAGACCGCTAGGGTGTGGGGGAGCATCCTCAAGGGAGGTAAGCAAACATTGGTTATTAACCACTGGCCCTGTTACCGCAAGCAAACTACCAAAGGCTCCTGGGAGAAAGGCTATTAAAGAAGGAGGGGAAGCCCTtgggaatttattttgtaaaatgtgaGTAAAAACAGGGATGAACAGAGACTCCAGGGCAGAGATGGGGAATTGTTCTGGCATTCTAGGGGGGccatcctcagctcctgcactAGCACAGCCCTTGCAGGCAGTCACAGCAATCCTCAAGAAGGTATGTTTCTTTCTGCCATCAATATTTCCCTGCCACAAGTTCCCCTTTCCCAGATGACCCCTGGAGCAGGAACCTCTGTTCTCCCAGTATGTGGGATTAACGACAAATATCCTCTATATGGACACAGACAAAAGTCTATCCCTTCTTTTGTAAAGATTTGCTCTGAAGAGTGATTCTGCATTGGTCCCTTGCCATGTAAAGCCCTGTTTCCTGTCCCATGGCTGTGAATTTGGTGGATATTACACATACTGCTAACCCAGAGGTGTCAAGGTAAGCCCTGTTGCTGTGTGCAAAACTCACGTGTCAATGAGTTTGCAGCCAAGATTTCTGTCTTGTGTAGTCTTTCTTGCTCCTGAAGATCCTAAAATGTGGACCAGGTTTCTTGGAAGAAAGATTGAGGCTGTGCACCTCACTCAGCATGGGATTGCCTACTGCTCCCAAAACTTCAGCTATTGCAAGAAAAACTGCacttctgcaaataaaaaaatgaaccCTAGTGTTCAAATTCTACATTCATGAGTATTGTTGCCCAGGAGGTATCTATCCTGTCTAGTAACAAATTCCTTGCTCTTTTCACTCTGCTTTGGGCTTATTGTCACTGCAGCTGAGCTTTTCTGTAATTCATCCCAGAAAGTTCAGAAAGCCTCAGGACCCTGGGCTGCAAAAGGAGAGACAAAGACTCACCTctgctcctgagcagcagctgcagaggccTAGGGATGTGCAGGCACAGATACCTCACTGTGTCCCACCATGTATCTCAGCCTGTGTGACCAAAGGGGTTCAGTCCTGCCATGTTACTCCATTGCTCTCAGGCTCTGGGACTGTTCTGCTTCTGCTGGATGGGGTTTCTGCTCGGGTCCCAGCTGGCTCAGGTCCAAGCAGAAGTAGGAGGAACCACTGTCGAGTAAAAAGTGCTCTTTGTGTGATTGATGACCTTTAATAGAGCCAGCCCTCTCACTCCCCTGGCAGCCCAGCTCCAAGCAAGGAACACGGGGTACCCACTGCTGCCTCTTATGTGGGAACAGAGAAACATTGCCAGTTCAGGGATTAACTTGCCACTCAGTCCCTGAAAAATGGCTGTAGGCAACAGAGCTCTGGTCTAGCTTATCTTGCaccttttaaaagcagaggtATCTTGTTCATCAATGTATACCACCATGTGACACCCAGCCAACCACCACGGCCCTAactgccctggcagcaccagcccagctccagtTTTTATTCCCAGTCAGGTCTGCAGTGGAGTGCTGGACATCTGGGTCTGTCCACCATGCAGCAGACTGTGCCTTCACCAGGCTGACATTGTGTGTGGTCGCTGGGCATGGACAGCAGGCTGCCACATAGAAGGATGGCATCACAACCTGCAGctcctttcctcagctgtcaGCAAGGCATCTTCCCCACTGGCAGACCAGCAGCC is a window encoding:
- the LOC107207231 gene encoding translation initiation factor IF-2-like — protein: MNVAQPGGPAPRDGRQPRPSAAGAAAAYPSACGGDAALAVVPGARKASSPRLGYGTCGAPRHSPGGKERAKYPRSMTRGATPRPAGAICPNICPGAGRHVPPRGQWEPGGASPRRGSRAPPAPLSGGQNLRAPGFPRHRPFPMDSTESPHARDVCREFGRMAGSNNEGERGEIWTPKAIIFP